A DNA window from Desulfurobacterium atlanticum contains the following coding sequences:
- the hemH gene encoding ferrochelatase — protein MKRAILIVYMGGPSTLKEIKPFLYRLFSDRDLINLGVPSFLQKPLAYLIASIRAKKVKPNYEAIGGGSPTVKYSVEIAKEVEKLTGIKTFTGMLYSKPLLTETVKEIKAYNPDEIVAITLYPHYSLATAGACIRDIRKELPSAKVVKSWNKNPYYIKWITNQIKNSINTLKNPFILFSAHSLPEYLIQQGDPYLNETEETISLVMENFRGFPYKLSFQSKIGPIEWIKPSTEETIEELGEKGVKELVVFPISFISEHIETLFELDVEYKEVAEKAGIERYVRVPLNHKDDNLIKAIATECEKLFRR, from the coding sequence GTGAAAAGAGCTATACTGATAGTTTATATGGGCGGTCCTTCAACACTTAAAGAGATAAAACCATTTCTATACAGATTATTTTCAGACAGAGACCTTATAAATTTAGGTGTACCTTCTTTTCTACAAAAACCTCTTGCTTACTTAATTGCATCAATAAGAGCAAAAAAAGTGAAACCAAATTATGAAGCTATAGGAGGCGGTTCCCCCACAGTAAAATATTCTGTAGAAATAGCAAAAGAGGTTGAAAAATTAACAGGAATAAAAACATTTACAGGAATGCTTTACTCCAAGCCTCTCCTTACAGAAACTGTAAAAGAGATAAAAGCATACAATCCTGATGAAATTGTAGCTATAACACTTTACCCCCACTATTCACTTGCCACAGCAGGAGCTTGCATAAGAGATATAAGGAAAGAACTTCCATCTGCAAAAGTTGTTAAATCATGGAACAAAAATCCCTACTACATAAAATGGATAACAAACCAGATAAAAAACTCCATAAATACGCTTAAAAACCCTTTCATTCTTTTCAGCGCCCACAGTCTTCCCGAGTATTTAATACAGCAGGGAGACCCTTACTTAAATGAAACTGAAGAAACCATCTCCCTTGTTATGGAAAACTTCAGAGGATTTCCCTATAAACTTTCATTTCAAAGTAAAATTGGTCCCATTGAATGGATAAAACCCTCAACTGAAGAAACAATAGAAGAGTTGGGGGAAAAGGGCGTAAAAGAGCTTGTTGTTTTTCCTATAAGTTTTATATCAGAGCATATAGAAACCCTTTTTGAACTTGATGTAGAATATAAAGAAGTAGCAGAAAAAGCAGGCATTGAGAGATATGTAAGAGTTCCCTTAAACCACAAAGATGATAATTTAATAAAAGCCATAGCAACAGAATGTGAAAAACTTTTCAGGAGATAG
- a CDS encoding FmdB family zinc ribbon protein, with product MQIYTFKCQDCGKEFDVEIYTPLQVLEIRCPECGSEELEVINIVNICSPFG from the coding sequence ATGCAGATATACACCTTTAAGTGTCAGGATTGCGGAAAAGAGTTTGATGTTGAAATCTATACTCCCCTTCAGGTGCTTGAGATAAGGTGTCCTGAGTGCGGGTCTGAAGAACTTGAGGTTATAAATATCGTTAACATCTGTTCCCCGTTTGGCTGA
- a CDS encoding metallophosphoesterase: MRVAVISDSHDNIEKIEKCIEKINKIDVDTVVHCGDIISPFSLKRFKTLKAEFVAVFGNNDGEIKGLLNVAPDLENPPVKTNLNGKTAIIMHEPIFIDELSGTVDFIFYGHTHRIDIREEKGTVIINPGELCGYLTGNSTFVILNLLNGETEIVEI, translated from the coding sequence ATGAGAGTCGCCGTTATTTCAGACAGCCATGACAACATAGAAAAGATAGAAAAGTGCATAGAAAAAATTAACAAAATAGATGTTGATACAGTAGTTCACTGCGGCGATATTATCTCCCCATTTTCTCTTAAAAGGTTTAAAACTCTCAAAGCAGAGTTTGTAGCAGTGTTTGGAAACAACGACGGGGAAATTAAAGGATTGCTTAACGTAGCACCAGATTTAGAAAACCCTCCTGTAAAAACAAATCTTAACGGAAAAACTGCCATAATAATGCATGAGCCAATTTTCATAGATGAACTTTCAGGAACAGTTGATTTCATCTTTTACGGGCATACTCACAGGATAGATATAAGAGAAGAAAAGGGCACAGTTATCATTAATCCAGGGGAACTCTGCGGATATCTAACGGGAAATTCAACTTTTGTTATACTTAATTTGCTAAACGGAGAAACAGAAATTGTGGAGATTTGA
- the topA gene encoding type I DNA topoisomerase, with product MGKRKLLIVESPAKAKTIQRYLGKDFTVKASMGHIRDLPEKEFGVDIEKDFKPKYTTIKGKQKIVKEIKEAAKKADEIYLATDPDREGEAISWHIAEILKRVKKEGIFRVRFHEITKKAIKEALEKADTIDKNKVDAQQARRILDRIVGYSISPMLSRRFKKALSAGRVQSVALRLICDREEEIRQFKPREYWTIEALFKKENKELPAKLFSVDGKKLGKFDIPDEKKANELVERAKKEQKFTVTSVERKERKRKPYPPFITSTLQQEASKKFGFPAKMTMQIAQQLYEGIDIGNERVGLITYMRTDSTRVSDEAVKEARSFIGKIFGKEYLPQKARSYETKTPKSAQDAHEAIRPTSVERTPESVKNFLTPEQYKLYDLIWRRFVASQMKDAVFNTVSATLESSGLGFKATGSTIKFPGFMTVYPISVEEKILPDIKEGEKLALKEIKGIQHFTEPPPRYTEGTLVKALEEEGVGRPSTYATIISNIIQRGYVEKEKQKLKPTELGEFINGILKKLFPKIVDIKFTANIEEELDKIEEGKKEWKELLKEFYFGEFKSLLENAQKNLKELKGEPTGKRCPECGGELLKIYGRYGSFIACSNYPECKYKENGKKEDEKTGKKCPDCGSELVIKRGRFGRFIACSNYPDCRYTESITYGKCPECGEGDIVERRSKKGRVFYGCSRYPDCKYVSNKPPEKVEEK from the coding sequence ATGGGAAAGAGAAAACTACTGATTGTTGAGTCTCCTGCCAAAGCTAAAACAATTCAGAGATATCTTGGAAAAGATTTTACTGTAAAAGCATCAATGGGACATATAAGAGATCTCCCGGAGAAAGAATTTGGAGTTGACATAGAAAAAGATTTCAAACCAAAATACACCACTATTAAAGGGAAGCAGAAAATAGTAAAAGAGATCAAAGAAGCAGCAAAAAAAGCAGATGAAATATACCTTGCAACAGACCCTGATAGAGAAGGAGAAGCGATAAGCTGGCACATAGCTGAAATTCTTAAAAGAGTAAAGAAAGAAGGAATTTTTAGAGTTAGATTTCATGAAATAACAAAAAAGGCGATTAAAGAAGCCCTTGAAAAAGCAGATACCATAGACAAAAATAAAGTAGATGCCCAGCAGGCAAGAAGAATACTTGACAGGATAGTTGGATACTCCATCTCTCCAATGCTTTCACGAAGATTCAAAAAAGCTCTTTCTGCAGGCAGGGTTCAATCAGTAGCTTTAAGATTGATATGTGATAGGGAAGAAGAGATAAGGCAGTTTAAGCCCAGAGAATACTGGACTATAGAAGCACTGTTTAAAAAGGAAAACAAGGAATTACCGGCTAAGCTGTTTTCAGTTGACGGAAAAAAATTAGGAAAATTTGACATTCCCGATGAGAAAAAAGCTAATGAGCTTGTTGAAAGGGCAAAAAAAGAGCAAAAATTCACAGTAACATCCGTTGAAAGAAAAGAGAGAAAAAGAAAACCTTATCCACCTTTCATAACAAGTACCCTTCAGCAAGAAGCCTCAAAAAAATTCGGCTTCCCGGCAAAAATGACAATGCAAATAGCACAGCAGCTTTATGAAGGTATAGACATAGGAAACGAGCGGGTCGGTTTGATAACTTACATGAGAACAGACTCAACACGAGTTTCAGACGAAGCAGTAAAAGAAGCAAGAAGTTTCATAGGCAAAATTTTTGGAAAAGAATATCTCCCCCAAAAGGCAAGAAGCTATGAAACAAAAACCCCAAAAAGCGCACAGGATGCCCACGAAGCTATAAGGCCAACATCGGTAGAAAGAACTCCAGAATCTGTAAAAAACTTCTTAACTCCCGAACAATATAAACTCTACGACCTTATCTGGAGAAGATTTGTAGCATCACAGATGAAGGATGCAGTATTTAACACTGTGTCAGCAACCCTTGAAAGCAGCGGCCTTGGCTTCAAAGCCACAGGAAGCACAATTAAATTTCCCGGATTTATGACAGTTTATCCTATAAGTGTGGAAGAGAAAATCCTGCCTGATATAAAAGAGGGAGAAAAATTGGCACTTAAAGAGATTAAAGGTATCCAGCACTTTACAGAACCACCACCAAGATACACCGAAGGAACACTCGTTAAAGCACTTGAAGAAGAAGGAGTTGGAAGACCTTCAACTTACGCAACAATAATTTCAAACATTATACAGAGAGGTTATGTTGAGAAGGAAAAACAGAAACTTAAACCTACAGAGCTTGGAGAGTTTATAAACGGAATATTAAAGAAACTCTTTCCAAAAATCGTTGATATAAAATTTACAGCAAACATAGAAGAAGAGCTTGACAAGATAGAAGAGGGAAAAAAAGAGTGGAAAGAACTCTTAAAAGAATTTTACTTCGGAGAGTTTAAATCCCTTCTTGAAAACGCACAGAAAAATCTTAAAGAACTTAAAGGAGAACCAACAGGGAAGAGATGTCCCGAGTGTGGCGGAGAACTTCTTAAAATCTACGGAAGATACGGGTCATTTATAGCCTGCTCCAACTATCCTGAATGTAAATATAAAGAGAACGGAAAAAAAGAGGATGAGAAAACCGGAAAGAAATGTCCCGACTGTGGAAGTGAACTTGTAATAAAAAGGGGAAGATTTGGAAGATTTATAGCCTGCTCCAACTACCCGGATTGCAGATACACCGAAAGTATAACTTACGGTAAATGTCCTGAATGTGGAGAGGGTGATATAGTTGAAAGAAGGAGTAAAAAGGGAAGGGTATTTTACGGTTGCTCAAGATATCCTGATTGTAAATACGTTTCAAATAAACCTCCTGAAAAGGTGGAAGAAAAATGA